A portion of the Acipenser ruthenus chromosome 38, fAciRut3.2 maternal haplotype, whole genome shotgun sequence genome contains these proteins:
- the LOC117964878 gene encoding uncharacterized protein LOC117964878 → MALSWLESEGSGRCGGALLVILAACCDLTALNGVDWDECVVTHVGASVTLPCSDWSVAGTLQAHWLWKPLSGESWLPVVSASERLADKELSSSGKFSLTFRTGFQDAGRYTCQGRRQEGTSRPSGRVTLLIIVSVTGSPMPVPTDGTLRLSARVSDQTAKVSWISPKGTPLHCREDFSGSILAKLPRVTWQEQGNYSCQVLVPGAPGRFVFNYTVTVRDSKLADFSMTFGLQRSGGAVAQSRVLIPCVTWPGSDLVLLYWKDPDAREMDRVFEFDLWRRDLVNKKQPRLQLAESDPARHGNYSFLLTPDLEDNGVYRCEVFRDSDVYIQSFSLTVLQVWALNTSVGLKLNCLYRGPTRVTAGWTFQNRSLAVSSTGPGSLYTEITVNRSHSTPWQGKEGNYSCTVAVTGQERYTAVYALTLPPAGATGPLLHPAESSRTLLGLLGAALGALVLGAAGILLWCKRGACQRHSGIRRHPAPPNAEQDNLYENLEELRKEVFTGSDPHSSVYMDLRPSERDVYNELDRYQTCPR, encoded by the exons ATGGCATTATCTTGGTTAGAAAGTGAGGGATCGGGACGCTGTGGCGG GGCTCTCTTGGTGATATTGGCAGCCTGTTGCGACCTGACCGCTTTGAACG GTGTTGACTGGGATGAGTGTGTGGTGACTCATGTCGGGGCGTCCGTCACCTTGCCTTGCTCTGATTGGTCGGTGGCCGGCACGCTGCAAGCCCATTGGCTGTGGAAGCCGTTGTCTGGGGAATCGTGGCTTCCAGTCGTCTCGGCCAGTGAGAGGCTGGCTGACAAGGAGCTGAGCAGCTCAGGGAAGTTCTCTCTGACCTTCAGAACCGGGTTCCAGGACGCTGGACGCTACACCTGCCAGGGGCGCAGGCAGGAGGGCACCAGCCGCCCCTCCGGCAGAGTTACCCTGCTCATCATCGTCAGCG TCACAGGCAGTCCCATGCCGGTCCCTACAGACGGCACCCTGCGGCTGAGTGCGAGGGTCTCCGACCAGACCGCCAAAGTGTCCTGGATCTCCCCCAAGGGAACCCCCCTGCACTGCCGGGAAGACTTCTCAGGATCCATCCTCGCCAAACTGCCCCGGGTCACCTGGCAAGAACAGGGCAATTACAGCTGTCAAGTGCTGGTCCCAGGGGCCCCGGGGCGATTCGTGTTCAACTACACCGTCACCGTGAGAG ACTCCAAGCTCGCGGACTTCAGCATGACCTTCG GTCTCCAGCGGTCTGGCGGTGCCGTGGCTCAGTCACGCGTGTTGATCCCGTGTGTCACGTGGCCTGGCTCAGACCTGGTACTTCTCTACTGGAAGGACCCAGACGCGAGGGAGATGGACCGAGTCTTTGAGTTTGACCTCTGGAGGCGGGACCTGGTGAACAAGAAGCAGCCTCGACTCCAGTTGGCTGAGTCCGACCCCGCCCGCCACGGCAATTACTCCTTCCTGTTGACCCCTGACCTGGAAGACAACGGGGTGTACAGGTGTGAGGTGTTCAGAGACAGCGATGTTTACATCCAGAGCTTCAGCCTCACAGTGCTACAGG TCTGGGCTCTCAACACCTCTGTGGGTCTCAAGCTGAACTGTCTGTATCGGGGGCCGACGCGGGTCACGGCTGGCTGGACCTTCCAGAACCGAAGCCTCGCGGTCAGTTCCACTGGACCGGGCTCTCTGTACACCGAGATCACCGTCAATCGGAGCCACAGCACCCCCTGGCAGGGCAAAGAGGGCAACTACAGCTGCACTGTCGCCGTGACTGGGCAGGAGCGTTACACCGCCGTCTACGCTCTCACGCTGCCCCCTGCTGGAGCGACTGGCCCTCTGCTGCACCCTGCTG AGAGCTCCAGGACCCTGCTGGGGTTACTGGGAGCAGCTCTGGGGGCGCTGGTTTTGGGAGCGGCCGGGATTCTGCTGTGGTGCAAACGAGGGGCCTGCCAGCGGCACTCAG GGATCCGCAGACACCCCGCCCCCCCGAACGCAGAGCAGGACAATCTGTACGAGAACCTGGAGGAGCTGCGCAAG gaagTCTTCACAGGAAGTGACCCGCACAGCTCTGTGTACATG GACCTGAGGCCCAGCGAGAGAGACGTCTACAATGAGCTGGACAG ATACCAAACCTGTCCTCGGTGA